GTGCATCTCGAGCGGCTTGAACACTCGCTCGGCCAGGAACGCCGGCAGCGATTGCCCGGTGACTTTCTCGACCACGCGGCCGAGCATCAACGTCCCCATGCTTTGATACTGCACTGCCGTGCCGGCCGGGAACTTCGGCACCACGGCACATGTCCCGCGGGCAAATTCGTCGAGCGGGGCGTTCGCGCGGCGCAACTCGACATTGTCGGGCAACATATCCGGCAGGCCCGACGTGTGAGTCAGGCAGTGAGCCAGCGTGATCGCCTCCTTGTGCTGGGCGGCGAAGTCGGGAAAGAACCGCGCCACCGGATCGGCCAGGGTCACTTCCCCCGCTTCGACCAGCATCATCAACGCCGTGGCGGTCATCGGCTTGGTCGGCGAGGCGATGATGAAGATCGGCTCGACGTCCAGTCGTGCGCCGGCGGCCGGCGCCTGGGCCGCGACCGCCAGTCGACCGGCGCGAAACGTAGCCGGCGCGGCGTCGCCGACGCCCACCGCGGTCGACACCGCCGGAAAGGTGTCATCATCCACGTCGCGCTGCAGCAGTTGCCAAGCGGTTGTTAGTGCGTCAGACGGAATGCTCATGCTCCGGCGCGTGGCGACTAGGCAGGTTGTTTGCCAATGTGGACGAACGTGTGGACGTGCGGCAACACGCGGTAGTTCCAGACAAAGCCCGGCCCTTCCAACCGCCAGAAATGCCACGGCTCTTTTTCACTGGCGTCGCTGTCGGCATAGAACGCCAGGTGCATCTGCTCGAGCCCGCCGTTCGACTTGACCAGCGTCATCACTTCGTCGGCGTCCTCTTTACGGTACGGCAGCAGAATATCGCGCATCACCTGCTCGACCAGCTTTTGCTGATCGGCCGACAGCTCGCTGTAGGCCACGCCGGGGTGCGCCTCGCTCGTGGGGCGGAAGCGAACCGAGGCGGCTTGCTCGCCAGGAGTCTTGCCGCGGACGACCGCTTGCTTGCGTTGCTTCTCGTCGAGCGCGCCATACACGCTGAGGACGCTCTTGGTCTGGTAAAAGAAAACATTTCCCGGGCTATAGCCGACCGCGCTGTGCCCATAGTACATCGGCCCGCCAAACGCGGTTCCCGGTTCGCTGTTGCCGTCACAACGAATGGTCAGGTGGTGTCCGGCGAAGACTAGGCTGAATTGCTTGTCGTCGGCGGGCTCGCCAAAGATCACCGCGCCCAGCCCCTCGAACGAACCTGAACCGTCGAACCGGCCGCCGCGGCTGATCTTGTGATAGCCTTCCTCGCCCGAGCAGATGGCGCGGAGGATCTCGTGACACAGGTCCTGTTGCGCCTTGGTGTAGCTGTCGCCGATCCGCTTGCCGAAGTGGGGCGCGTTGACCATCTTGAGCCGCGTGGGCATGCCGCTGTCGGCTCCGTGATTCCAAGCGTAGACCAGCGACTTTTTCTGGTCATCGCTCAGCGTGCCGTACAACTCGCGGATCAGTCCTTCGGCCGGCTTGGCGCTGCCTGTCGCGGCCGGTGCATCAGCCGCACGCAACAACGACGGCGCCAGTCCGCCGGCGAGCGCGCCTAGTCCAACCGCGCCGAGGAAACCGCGCCGATTGAGATCGGCCGCTTCGTTTTGATGGCGATTGAACTCTTCACATTCGGGGCAACGGGGCTGCTGGACAGGTTCCATAGCGTGCTCCTTCATCGGGGGCGAGCGAGGGCGGAATAAATCGCGAGCTGCTGCTTATTCTGTCGCGCCCCGTGAGTCATTACAACTATTTGACGCGGGCACCCCAGGTGCGGGCAACTTTGGCGCTACGCCGGCCATTCGCAATGGTCTGCCCGCTCGGCTTGTGACAGCTTGGCCGAACCATGCACTTTCGATCTCCGACCACCCAAGCCGGCTTGCGCGTAGTAGCCTCGTTCGAGGCCGCCAAGGGGGTACTCGTCCTCGTGGCGGGGCTGGGGCTGTTGTCGCTGGTGCATCACGACTTGCAGTCAGTGGCCGAGCGGATCGTCGAACGGTT
The Planctomycetota bacterium DNA segment above includes these coding regions:
- a CDS encoding DUF3500 domain-containing protein — translated: MEPVQQPRCPECEEFNRHQNEAADLNRRGFLGAVGLGALAGGLAPSLLRAADAPAATGSAKPAEGLIRELYGTLSDDQKKSLVYAWNHGADSGMPTRLKMVNAPHFGKRIGDSYTKAQQDLCHEILRAICSGEEGYHKISRGGRFDGSGSFEGLGAVIFGEPADDKQFSLVFAGHHLTIRCDGNSEPGTAFGGPMYYGHSAVGYSPGNVFFYQTKSVLSVYGALDEKQRKQAVVRGKTPGEQAASVRFRPTSEAHPGVAYSELSADQQKLVEQVMRDILLPYRKEDADEVMTLVKSNGGLEQMHLAFYADSDASEKEPWHFWRLEGPGFVWNYRVLPHVHTFVHIGKQPA
- a CDS encoding beta-lactamase family protein; this translates as MSIPSDALTTAWQLLQRDVDDDTFPAVSTAVGVGDAAPATFRAGRLAVAAQAPAAGARLDVEPIFIIASPTKPMTATALMMLVEAGEVTLADPVARFFPDFAAQHKEAITLAHCLTHTSGLPDMLPDNVELRRANAPLDEFARGTCAVVPKFPAGTAVQYQSMGTLMLGRVVEKVTGQSLPAFLAERVFKPLEMHDTSLGMIDAWEQPGPKGEPARVTRIAEVRAPGKTSIGFSSWSADPGFGWNSPYWRRLGAPWGGMLSTATDLARWCRHLLSIHRGEDGVISRATLAAMTSNQLVHFPDVPETDRRCKPWGLGWQLNWHNQTGGFGDLLSPSAYGHWGSTGTMVWVDPDRDCYAVLLTSEPLSGDRRQHVQFTNALCRVHG